Below is a window of Sandaracinaceae bacterium DNA.
GTGGCCGCCCAGCCGATGCACGGGGCGGTGTTCCGACCGACGGGCTCGGCGAGCACGTTCTCCTCCGGGAGCTGCCAGAGCTGCTCTCGGGTGGGCGCGGCGAGCCGCTCGCTCGTCACCACCAGCACGTCCTCGGGGCGGGTGACCTGGGTCGCCCGGCGCACCGTGGCCGCGAGCAGCGACTCCTCACCGCCCGCGAGGGGCAAGAGCTGCTTCGGGCGTCCGGCCCGCGACAAGGGCCAGAAGCGGGTGCCGGAGCCCCCCGCCATCACGATGGTGAATGCGCGCGTCACTTCAATCTCCCGCGAAGAGCGGCCAGAGCACGAGGCCCGCGCCCAGCGGTACCAGATACAGGGCAAAAAGCCAGAACCGCCCCTGATTGACGATGTGACGCAGCCAGAGCAGCGCGAGGTAGCCCACGACGAGCGCGACCACGCCGCCCACGACGGCGCCGATGCCCAGCGCCCGGATCTCGTCGAGGTGTCGCAGGGACAGGAGGGTGGCGCCCGCCACCGCGGGCAGCGAGAGGAGGAACGAGAAGCGGAACGCGGCGGGCCCGCTGAGCCCGAGCAGCATGCCGACGGCGATGGTGGTGCCGCTGCGGCTCAGGCCAGGCATCACCGCCAGGCCCTGGGCGAGCCCGACGAGGAGCGCGAGCTTCAACGGCAGGATGGTCCGCTCTCCGCCGCCGCGCCGCGTGCTCAGCACCATCACCGCGGATCCGAGGAGGCACAGCCCCACGATCCACGGGACGCGCCCGAAGGCCTCGACGTGCTCCTCGAGCCCCAGCCCGATCACGGCCGTGGGCACCGACGCCAGCAGGATTCCGGCCACGAGCTGACCCTGCTCGGTCTCCATCCAGGCCTTCGGATCCCGCAGCCCGCCCAGGCTCTTCAAGAGCTCGAGCACGTCCTGGCGGAAGAGCGCGATCGTCGCGATCAGCGTGCCGAAGTGGAGCAGGACCACCATCGACAGCGGCATGTCGTCGCTGATGCCGAAGAGCATCGCGCCCAGCGAGACGTGTCCGCTGCTCGAGACGGGCAGGAACTCGGTCGCGCCCTGGACCGCGCCGAGCACGGCGGCGGTCCCTACGTCGATGGGTCCGGGCATCGGCGCGAGAAGCTAGCACCCGGTGCCCTTAAGGAAAGCGCCCGCTACTGGATGCGCGCGCTGATCTGCACCGCCTGGTTCCAGGCCTCTCCGCGGCCGGAGCGCCGCTCCTCCTCGAACAGCGCGGGGATCGCGCCCGCGAGGCAGGGCTCGAAGCCGCTCTCCGCCGTCGTCGTCTGGCTCACCTCGAGCTCGGGCTCGTAGACGTCGTAGCTGCCCATGTCGCGGAGCCGGGTCGCGTAGCGGATCACCAGCTCCGCGGACGCGCTGCGGTCGTGGCGCTCGTCCCAGTCGGAGATGAAGCACTCGGCGATCGCGCGCTGCCCCTCCTCGGACGCGAGCCGCTCCCGGATGGCGGTGTGGCTGGTCATCTCGCGGCCCTCGAGGTCGGGCATCTGCACGGAGACCTGCACCGCGTCGACCGTGGGGCGGCTCTGCTCGCCGGTGAAGAAGCGCTCGGCCGGCTCGTCGCCATCGAAGGTCGTGATGTCGAGGCCCTCGTAGCGCAGGCGCGCCAGCGCGCGGCGCACGGCGACCCGGCCGGGGTAGCCGGGCACCGTCGAGCGGAAGCAGTGGTCGGCGGTGCGGG
It encodes the following:
- a CDS encoding undecaprenyl-diphosphate phosphatase, whose amino-acid sequence is MPGPIDVGTAAVLGAVQGATEFLPVSSSGHVSLGAMLFGISDDMPLSMVVLLHFGTLIATIALFRQDVLELLKSLGGLRDPKAWMETEQGQLVAGILLASVPTAVIGLGLEEHVEAFGRVPWIVGLCLLGSAVMVLSTRRGGGERTILPLKLALLVGLAQGLAVMPGLSRSGTTIAVGMLLGLSGPAAFRFSFLLSLPAVAGATLLSLRHLDEIRALGIGAVVGGVVALVVGYLALLWLRHIVNQGRFWLFALYLVPLGAGLVLWPLFAGD